In Trueperaceae bacterium, the following are encoded in one genomic region:
- a CDS encoding carbohydrate ABC transporter permease encodes MSADAPTGAGSLAGRDGRAGARVVRRPVRRRAASPWRVTLYLALGVGALVMMVPFLYTVSTALKPNAFVFTPEFLPKNATLQNFADAWNSNNFQRYFLNSLKVAVLSSLLTVAIATTQAYAFARLSFPGKNLVFNLYLITMMIPGMLFIIPQFLEARALGLLNTHLGLIVFYVVGSIPFQTFLLRGFFENIPRAIEEAAYVDGAGRFTTFLRVVLPLAGPAVGTSMIFSFLGNWDEFTWALTIINDVALRTLPIALRLFQGQHASQWGLVFAASLIALVPVIIVFVTFQRAFVRGVAAGGVKG; translated from the coding sequence ATGAGCGCCGATGCCCCTACCGGCGCCGGCAGCCTGGCAGGTCGCGACGGCCGCGCGGGCGCGCGCGTCGTCCGCAGGCCCGTCCGCCGCCGCGCCGCGTCGCCGTGGCGCGTGACCCTCTACCTCGCTCTGGGCGTCGGGGCTCTGGTGATGATGGTGCCGTTCCTCTACACCGTCTCTACGGCCCTGAAGCCGAACGCGTTCGTGTTCACGCCGGAGTTCCTACCCAAGAACGCGACGCTACAGAACTTCGCCGACGCCTGGAACTCGAACAACTTCCAGCGCTACTTCCTCAACAGCCTCAAGGTCGCGGTGCTGTCCTCGCTGCTCACGGTCGCGATCGCCACGACCCAGGCGTACGCCTTCGCCAGGCTGAGCTTCCCCGGCAAGAACCTGGTCTTCAACCTCTATCTGATCACCATGATGATCCCGGGGATGCTCTTCATCATCCCCCAGTTCCTTGAGGCCAGGGCCCTGGGTCTCCTGAACACCCACCTGGGCCTGATCGTCTTCTACGTCGTCGGCTCGATCCCGTTCCAGACCTTCCTGCTGCGGGGCTTCTTCGAGAACATCCCGCGGGCGATCGAGGAGGCGGCCTACGTGGACGGCGCGGGCCGGTTCACGACCTTCCTGCGCGTGGTGCTGCCGTTGGCCGGCCCCGCCGTCGGGACCTCGATGATCTTCTCGTTCCTCGGCAACTGGGACGAGTTCACCTGGGCGCTGACGATCATCAACGACGTGGCGCTGCGCACGCTGCCCATCGCCCTGCGCCTCTTCCAGGGCCAGCACGCCAGCCAGTGGGGCCTCGTCTTCGCGGCCTCGCTGATCGCGCTGGTCCCCGTCATCATCGTCTTCGTCACCTTCCAGCGCGCGTTCGTGCGGGGCGTGGCCGCTGGGGGCGTCAAGGGGTGA